In Dethiobacter alkaliphilus AHT 1, a single window of DNA contains:
- the nusG gene encoding transcription termination/antitermination protein NusG, protein MSKNWYVVHTYAGYENKVKTNLEKRVESMEMQDKIFRVLVPMEKELEIKNGKKKETLKKVFPGYVLVEMIVTDDSWYVVRNTPGVTGFVGPGSKPIPLSDAEISQILKQMGMGDSKPKIDFSVGENVRVTDGPFANFVGSVEEVLEDRRKIKVLVSMFGRETPVELEFYQVEKL, encoded by the coding sequence AAGTAAAAACGAATCTGGAAAAACGGGTAGAATCCATGGAGATGCAGGATAAAATATTCCGCGTCTTAGTTCCCATGGAAAAAGAGCTGGAAATCAAAAACGGCAAGAAGAAGGAAACCTTAAAGAAGGTCTTTCCCGGATATGTGCTGGTGGAGATGATCGTAACCGATGACTCCTGGTATGTTGTGCGCAACACGCCCGGTGTGACCGGTTTTGTCGGTCCCGGTTCCAAGCCTATCCCCTTGTCCGATGCGGAGATTTCCCAGATTCTCAAACAGATGGGAATGGGTGACTCCAAGCCCAAGATTGACTTTAGCGTAGGTGAAAATGTCCGGGTAACCGACGGGCCTTTTGCCAATTTTGTCGGCTCTGTGGAAGAAGTTCTGGAGGACCGTCGTAAGATTAAGGTGCTTGTGTCCATGTTTGGCCGGGAAACCCCGGTTGAACTTGAATTCTACCAAGTGGAAAAGCTTTAG